Proteins encoded together in one Kutzneria kofuensis window:
- a CDS encoding class I SAM-dependent methyltransferase, whose translation MSWDSAAATFDDEPDHGLRDPAVKAAWVALLLPRLPSRPCRIADLGCGTGSVSALFAEAGHEVHGVDQSPRMLEIARTKSDAEFRLGDAADPPLDPASYDVVFARHVLWTLPEESLGRWVELLRPGGRLVLVEGGGRPAPGSPPTSVGRWCCGIAGRRSSRN comes from the coding sequence ATGTCATGGGATTCCGCGGCGGCGACGTTCGACGATGAACCCGATCACGGGCTGCGCGACCCAGCCGTGAAGGCGGCCTGGGTTGCGCTGCTGCTACCAAGGCTGCCTTCGCGGCCCTGTCGGATCGCCGATCTCGGCTGCGGCACGGGCAGCGTCTCGGCGCTGTTCGCCGAGGCCGGCCACGAGGTGCACGGCGTCGACCAATCGCCGCGAATGCTGGAGATCGCCCGCACCAAGTCCGACGCCGAGTTCCGGCTCGGCGACGCCGCCGATCCGCCGCTGGATCCTGCTTCCTACGACGTCGTCTTCGCCCGGCACGTGCTGTGGACGCTGCCCGAGGAGTCGCTGGGCCGGTGGGTCGAGCTGCTGCGGCCGGGCGGGCGGCTGGTGCTGGTCGAGGGCGGTGGTCGACCGGCGCCGGGCTCACCGCCGACGAGTGTCGGGCGCTGGTGCTGCGGCATCGCCGGCAGGCGGTCGTCCAGGAACTGA
- a CDS encoding cytochrome P450 family protein gives MQLDPSDPAMLLDPVATYAAARKDSPVATMPVPGLGTLWIVTRHEAARAMLTDPRFRLGRESYAMRPAGLPDTPNLGEMDGPDHARLRRLVAPAFTARRAAEFRPRIERIVDGLLDRVAPEFDLLRDFAHPMPIEVMCELVGIAEDDRPLWRRVGVAVASGQGQAFQDAIPDILAGAKAAIARRRAEPGDDLLTDLVKSEATDDELVVLVWHLVLAGQVPGNLIGNAVEALLRHPDQLALLRQDPSLLPRAVEELLRWCTPQLLTVPRFTAEDVEIGGVPIPKGEPVTVSMLSVNRDPDVFPDPDRLDVTRAPGSFGHLAFAHGAHFCLGAAIARVETEVALAALINRFPGLRLAADPVRVPDPGTWRLTTLPVTTAEVTPAGE, from the coding sequence ATGCAGCTGGACCCGTCCGACCCCGCCATGCTGCTCGACCCCGTTGCCACCTACGCCGCCGCCCGGAAGGACTCGCCGGTGGCGACCATGCCGGTGCCGGGCCTGGGCACGTTATGGATCGTCACCCGGCACGAGGCCGCCCGCGCGATGCTCACCGACCCCCGGTTCCGGCTCGGCCGGGAGAGCTACGCGATGCGCCCCGCCGGGCTGCCCGACACCCCGAACCTGGGCGAGATGGACGGCCCCGACCACGCCCGGCTGCGCCGACTCGTCGCCCCCGCCTTCACCGCCCGCCGGGCGGCCGAGTTCCGCCCCCGGATCGAGCGCATCGTCGACGGCCTGCTCGACCGCGTTGCCCCCGAGTTCGACCTGCTGCGCGACTTCGCTCATCCGATGCCGATCGAGGTCATGTGCGAACTCGTCGGCATCGCCGAGGACGACCGTCCGCTGTGGCGTCGGGTGGGCGTGGCGGTGGCCAGTGGCCAGGGGCAGGCGTTCCAGGACGCCATCCCCGACATCCTGGCCGGCGCCAAGGCAGCCATCGCCCGGCGCCGCGCCGAACCCGGCGACGACCTGCTCACCGATCTCGTGAAGTCCGAGGCCACCGACGACGAACTCGTGGTGCTCGTGTGGCATCTCGTGCTGGCCGGCCAGGTGCCCGGCAACCTGATCGGCAACGCCGTCGAAGCCCTGCTGCGTCACCCCGACCAACTGGCCCTGCTGCGCCAAGATCCGTCGCTGCTGCCGCGGGCCGTCGAGGAACTGCTGCGCTGGTGCACGCCGCAGCTGCTCACTGTGCCGCGCTTCACCGCCGAGGACGTGGAGATCGGCGGCGTTCCCATCCCCAAGGGCGAACCCGTCACCGTCTCCATGTTGTCCGTCAACCGCGACCCCGACGTCTTCCCCGACCCCGACCGCCTGGACGTCACGCGCGCCCCCGGCTCCTTCGGCCACCTGGCCTTCGCCCACGGCGCGCACTTCTGCCTCGGCGCCGCCATCGCCCGCGTGGAGACGGAGGTCGCCCTCGCCGCCCTGATCAACCGCTTCCCCGGCCTGCGTCTGGCCGCCGACCCGGTACGCGTGCCCGATCCCGGCACCTGGCGGCTGACCACCCTTCCGGTCACGACCGCAGAGGTCACGCCCGCCGGGGAATAG
- a CDS encoding aminoglycoside adenylyltransferase domain-containing protein, which yields MLPPRARDVVDRYTRRIDRESPGLLQGLYLVGSVALHDFHDEVSDVDFIAVAENPDPAVLRKVHEGLEKFDGLYVTFEDLRTSPSKLPNGYYRLEGELKVGDEGRSPVEWTVLANHGVTIRGPRPQELQVHVDPDELREWVRGNANTYWRQFVDDPYDLIFDAGIAWGVLGISRLHYSMVTGDVTSKTGAGRHALRAFPKHRAIIEEALRHRTSPVVKPEHPDLERQAAAVAYLEAAIASCC from the coding sequence ATGTTGCCACCACGGGCGCGGGACGTCGTCGACCGCTACACGCGCCGTATCGACCGGGAGAGCCCTGGCCTGCTCCAGGGCCTCTACCTGGTCGGATCCGTTGCGCTGCACGACTTCCACGACGAGGTCTCGGACGTCGACTTCATCGCCGTCGCCGAGAACCCGGACCCCGCGGTGCTGCGCAAGGTGCACGAGGGCCTCGAGAAGTTCGACGGCCTGTACGTCACCTTCGAGGATCTCCGCACCAGCCCGTCGAAACTGCCCAACGGCTACTACCGGCTGGAGGGCGAGCTGAAGGTGGGCGACGAGGGTCGGTCGCCGGTGGAATGGACAGTGCTGGCCAACCACGGCGTCACGATCCGCGGGCCACGACCACAAGAGCTTCAGGTGCACGTGGATCCCGACGAGCTGCGAGAATGGGTGCGCGGCAACGCGAACACGTACTGGCGGCAGTTCGTCGACGACCCGTACGACCTGATCTTCGACGCCGGGATCGCGTGGGGCGTGCTGGGCATCAGCAGGCTGCACTATTCGATGGTCACGGGTGATGTCACGTCCAAGACGGGCGCGGGACGACATGCCCTGCGGGCCTTCCCGAAGCACCGAGCGATCATCGAGGAGGCGTTGCGGCACCGGACATCGCCGGTGGTCAAGCCCGAGCACCCGGACCTCGAACGGCAGGCGGCCGCGGTCGCCTACCTGGAGGCGGCGATCGCAAGTTGCTGTTGA
- a CDS encoding CGNR zinc finger domain-containing protein, giving the protein MTATARHGLAAAPPELRLTQELLNTTATSKQSPDQDFLSGLDKAQEWLDEILPSAPRLDAADVLALRELRSSLQRLVKGEQATLVGSVEIRVDAEEAMATPTGRGAAWLKGAVAAECLVARARGTWSRLKLCRNERCPVAFYDCSRNGSRVWHDVSTCGNAANVRAFRSRHQTFG; this is encoded by the coding sequence ATGACTGCCACCGCCCGTCACGGCCTGGCCGCTGCGCCGCCGGAACTGCGGCTGACACAGGAGCTCCTGAACACGACGGCGACGAGCAAACAGTCGCCGGACCAGGATTTCCTGTCCGGCCTGGACAAGGCGCAGGAGTGGCTGGACGAGATCCTGCCGTCCGCGCCCAGGCTCGACGCGGCGGATGTCCTGGCGCTCAGGGAGCTGCGGTCTTCCTTGCAGCGCCTGGTGAAGGGCGAACAAGCGACTCTGGTCGGCTCCGTGGAGATCAGGGTCGACGCCGAGGAGGCGATGGCGACGCCGACCGGCCGTGGGGCGGCCTGGCTGAAGGGGGCGGTTGCGGCGGAGTGTCTGGTCGCCCGCGCGAGGGGCACGTGGTCGCGGCTGAAGCTGTGCCGGAACGAGCGGTGCCCGGTCGCCTTCTACGACTGTTCCCGTAACGGCAGCCGGGTCTGGCATGACGTCTCGACCTGCGGAAACGCCGCCAACGTGCGGGCATTCCGGTCACGGCATCAGACTTTCGGCTGA
- a CDS encoding DUF1152 domain-containing protein, which translates to MSSLAVPPLFARLADAQRVLVAGAGGGFDVYAGLPLATALRAMGKEVHLANLSFSNLDGLDIEDWLEPGLAAVTPDSRGGEGYFPERTLARWLAAQGLPAVVHAFPRTGVHPLRAAYTTLVKRYDVDAVVLVDGGTDILMQGDESGLGTPEEDVASLAAVAGMDGVDRLVVCLGFGIDSFHGVSHVDVLENLAALQREGGYLGALSIPPDSPEAAAYLDAVAHAQGATPLRPSIVNGQIAAAVRGEFGNVHVTTRTSGSELFVNPLMAVYFTVDLLSLARNVKYLDRLENTRTINEIAYAIEDYRETVSRRPRRSLPH; encoded by the coding sequence GTGAGTTCCCTCGCGGTGCCGCCGCTGTTCGCCCGACTCGCCGATGCGCAGCGCGTCCTGGTCGCGGGCGCGGGCGGCGGCTTCGACGTGTACGCCGGCCTGCCGCTGGCGACTGCGTTGCGGGCCATGGGGAAGGAGGTTCACCTGGCCAACTTGTCGTTCAGCAATCTGGACGGGTTGGACATCGAGGACTGGCTTGAACCGGGCCTGGCGGCCGTCACACCGGACAGCCGCGGCGGTGAAGGCTACTTCCCTGAGCGAACCTTGGCGCGATGGCTTGCGGCGCAAGGACTTCCGGCGGTGGTGCACGCATTCCCGCGAACCGGCGTGCACCCGTTGCGCGCGGCGTACACGACGCTGGTCAAGCGCTACGACGTGGACGCCGTCGTGCTGGTCGACGGTGGCACGGACATCCTGATGCAGGGCGATGAATCCGGCCTCGGCACGCCCGAGGAGGACGTGGCCAGCCTGGCCGCGGTCGCCGGGATGGACGGGGTCGACCGGCTGGTGGTGTGCCTCGGCTTCGGCATCGACTCGTTCCACGGCGTCAGCCACGTCGACGTGCTGGAGAATCTCGCCGCCCTGCAACGAGAAGGGGGCTACCTCGGGGCACTGTCGATCCCGCCGGACTCGCCCGAAGCGGCGGCCTACCTCGACGCGGTCGCCCATGCTCAGGGGGCGACGCCGCTGCGGCCGAGCATCGTCAACGGCCAGATCGCGGCGGCGGTGCGCGGTGAGTTCGGCAACGTGCACGTGACGACACGGACCAGCGGCAGCGAGCTGTTCGTCAACCCGCTCATGGCCGTCTACTTCACGGTCGACCTGCTTTCCTTGGCGCGCAACGTGAAGTACCTCGACCGGTTGGAGAACACCCGAACCATCAACGAGATCGCGTACGCCATCGAGGACTACCGGGAGACGGTGTCACGCCGGCCGCGGCGAAGCCTGCCGCACTAG
- a CDS encoding ketopantoate reductase family protein, whose translation MRILVIGAGATGGLFGARLATAGRDVTFLVRPRRAELLRERGLRVHGAGQDLVIRPKVLVTGEIAETYDVILVSVKAAGLEQAIEDFAPAVGPDTLIMPFLNGMRHLEALDKRFGADRVLGGVVRVQTTVDANGDILRVGELEDMSYGARVGTSPARLPELHDTLSGAGFPAVLSEHIDADMWAKWVLIASLGGETCLMRGTVGEIVVAGGSRFAASLVDECAAVAAAAGYPLPEQAHAGLRALATAPGSPAATSMYRDLSSGYPTEGEHLLGDLLDRGRQLDVPTPLLELATISLRVYENKLAAR comes from the coding sequence GTGCGAATCCTGGTCATCGGCGCGGGGGCGACCGGCGGGCTGTTCGGCGCACGGCTGGCGACGGCCGGCCGGGACGTGACGTTCCTGGTCCGGCCGCGGCGGGCGGAGCTGCTGCGCGAGCGCGGGCTGCGGGTACACGGCGCCGGGCAGGACCTGGTCATCCGGCCGAAGGTCCTGGTCACCGGCGAGATCGCCGAGACGTACGACGTCATCCTGGTGTCGGTGAAGGCCGCCGGCCTCGAGCAGGCCATCGAGGACTTCGCGCCCGCGGTCGGCCCCGACACGCTGATCATGCCGTTCCTCAACGGAATGCGGCACCTGGAGGCCCTGGACAAGCGGTTCGGCGCGGACCGGGTGCTCGGCGGCGTCGTCCGCGTGCAGACCACTGTGGACGCCAACGGCGACATCCTGCGCGTCGGCGAGCTGGAGGACATGTCCTACGGCGCCCGCGTCGGCACCTCCCCGGCACGGCTGCCCGAGCTGCACGACACGCTCAGCGGCGCCGGCTTCCCGGCCGTGCTGTCCGAGCACATCGACGCCGACATGTGGGCGAAGTGGGTGCTCATCGCCTCGCTCGGCGGCGAGACGTGTCTGATGCGCGGCACGGTCGGCGAGATCGTCGTCGCCGGCGGCTCGCGCTTCGCCGCCTCCCTCGTCGACGAGTGCGCCGCCGTCGCCGCGGCCGCCGGCTATCCGTTGCCGGAGCAGGCCCACGCCGGCTTGCGCGCGCTCGCGACCGCCCCCGGGTCGCCCGCCGCCACGTCGATGTACCGCGACCTGAGCAGCGGCTACCCCACCGAGGGTGAGCACCTGCTCGGCGACCTGCTGGACCGGGGCCGCCAGCTCGACGTGCCGACCCCGCTGCTGGAGCTCGCGACGATCAGCCTGCGGGTGTACGAGAACAAGCTCGCCGCGCGATGA
- a CDS encoding GNAT family N-acetyltransferase: MIVRTAQAVELPEVGELRVTAYDAEHLLDAFPSYADRLRALGEHGVVLVAVDDDKILGTITLERWHQASEMATGPAEAEVRALAVAPEAQGRGVGRALVQAVIDLAAEWSVERLVLHSQPTMLAAHHLYEQAGFVRVPARDVDPVPGLRLLAYAREL, translated from the coding sequence ATGATCGTGCGAACGGCCCAAGCCGTCGAACTGCCCGAGGTCGGCGAGCTCCGGGTGACGGCCTACGACGCCGAGCACCTGCTCGACGCGTTCCCGTCGTACGCCGACCGCCTGCGCGCGCTCGGCGAGCACGGCGTGGTCCTGGTCGCCGTCGACGACGACAAGATCCTCGGCACGATCACCCTGGAGCGCTGGCATCAGGCCAGCGAAATGGCCACCGGCCCGGCGGAGGCCGAGGTCCGGGCGCTGGCCGTGGCGCCCGAGGCCCAGGGCCGCGGTGTCGGTCGCGCGCTGGTGCAGGCCGTGATCGACCTGGCCGCCGAGTGGTCGGTCGAGCGGCTCGTGCTGCACTCCCAGCCCACGATGCTCGCCGCCCACCACCTGTACGAGCAGGCCGGCTTCGTGCGCGTGCCGGCGCGGGACGTCGACCCCGTGCCGGGGCTTCGGTTGCTGGCGTACGCGCGGGAGCTCTAG
- a CDS encoding VC0807 family protein → MSTPQPVQLRRFLPSIALNAVVPLVVYTLVRPYFADDVTALIIAGAIPLLVTMVGFVVRRKLDVVGVISVVGFVVAVAAQLFTGGGDGLIVKVQGVIVTGPIGVLFLLSVLIGRPLVGVIFQFLARRNPALRVPTKGRATALTLVFGGMFTLHAVVAVALALTLPTPVFLAVSNPIGLGIIAAGLATVFLLRRKWHAQAA, encoded by the coding sequence ATGTCCACGCCGCAACCCGTCCAGCTGCGCAGGTTCCTGCCGAGCATCGCGCTCAACGCCGTGGTGCCGTTGGTGGTCTACACGCTGGTGCGGCCCTACTTCGCCGACGACGTCACCGCACTGATCATCGCCGGCGCCATCCCGTTGCTGGTGACCATGGTCGGCTTCGTCGTGCGCCGCAAGCTGGACGTCGTCGGCGTCATCTCGGTCGTCGGCTTCGTGGTCGCCGTCGCCGCCCAGCTGTTCACCGGCGGCGGTGACGGCCTGATCGTCAAGGTGCAGGGCGTGATCGTCACCGGCCCGATCGGCGTGCTCTTCCTGTTGTCGGTCCTGATCGGCCGCCCGCTGGTCGGCGTGATCTTCCAGTTCCTGGCCCGCCGCAACCCCGCCCTGCGGGTCCCCACCAAGGGCCGCGCCACCGCGCTCACCCTCGTCTTCGGCGGGATGTTCACGCTGCACGCCGTCGTCGCCGTCGCGCTTGCCCTGACCCTGCCGACCCCGGTGTTCCTGGCCGTCTCCAACCCGATCGGCCTGGGCATCATCGCCGCCGGCCTCGCCACGGTCTTCCTGCTCCGCCGGAAGTGGCACGCGCAGGCGGCCTGA
- a CDS encoding sensor histidine kinase: protein MSHGWTGRRGPLVAECVALGLLLAVDIAWAVHAGVPTGLVSTTAFDLVPGQSTAVAVLALLRRRFPNRVLLLGCVVAALSLVGTGALVISAALGQPLPVQLGLTELLALALLVGSASRRLAPVPAGTVVVAGAVAMIAQALFRYGLGGLPAVPAAVVWGGAVAIGLLLRDADSRRRSALTEVRTGERLLLARELHDLVAHHITGVVVLAQAGRRVAPERAEVFGEIEQAGADALAAMRRLVGMLRTDGELGAAPSGLLDAVKQAVPPDATLTVQDGLDVLAVTPEAATTVHRVIMESVTNARRHAPQAREIDVDVRVDGDWLVVEVVNDGVRSAPAGDRGYGLVGMAERVDALGGSVLAGAAPGQRWRVSARLPLGRTV, encoded by the coding sequence ATGAGTCACGGCTGGACGGGCCGACGGGGCCCGCTGGTGGCCGAGTGCGTCGCGCTCGGCCTGCTGTTGGCCGTGGACATCGCGTGGGCGGTGCACGCCGGAGTGCCGACCGGTTTGGTGAGCACGACGGCGTTCGACCTCGTGCCGGGCCAGTCGACGGCGGTGGCCGTGTTGGCGTTGCTGCGCAGGCGTTTCCCGAACCGCGTTTTGCTGCTCGGCTGCGTGGTGGCGGCGCTTTCCCTGGTCGGCACAGGGGCGTTGGTGATCTCGGCGGCGCTGGGCCAGCCACTGCCGGTGCAACTCGGCCTCACGGAGCTGTTGGCGCTGGCGCTGCTCGTCGGCTCGGCCAGCCGGCGGCTGGCGCCGGTGCCGGCCGGGACAGTCGTCGTCGCGGGCGCGGTGGCGATGATCGCGCAGGCGCTGTTCCGTTACGGCCTCGGCGGGCTGCCGGCGGTGCCGGCGGCCGTGGTGTGGGGTGGCGCGGTCGCCATCGGGCTGCTGCTGCGGGACGCGGATTCCCGGCGCCGCAGCGCCTTGACCGAGGTCCGCACCGGCGAACGTCTGCTGCTCGCCCGTGAGCTGCACGATCTGGTGGCGCATCACATCACCGGCGTCGTCGTGCTGGCGCAGGCCGGCCGCCGGGTCGCGCCCGAGCGTGCGGAGGTGTTCGGCGAGATCGAGCAGGCCGGCGCCGACGCGCTGGCCGCGATGCGTCGGCTGGTCGGCATGCTCCGCACGGACGGCGAGCTCGGCGCCGCACCGAGCGGCCTGCTCGACGCCGTGAAGCAAGCGGTGCCGCCGGATGCGACGTTGACCGTCCAAGATGGACTGGACGTGCTCGCCGTGACACCGGAGGCCGCGACCACCGTGCACCGGGTGATCATGGAGTCGGTGACGAACGCGCGCCGGCACGCACCGCAGGCCCGGGAGATCGATGTGGACGTTCGGGTGGACGGCGACTGGCTGGTGGTCGAGGTCGTCAACGACGGCGTGCGGTCCGCGCCGGCGGGCGACCGCGGCTACGGCCTGGTCGGCATGGCGGAGCGAGTGGACGCGCTGGGCGGTAGTGTGCTGGCCGGCGCGGCGCCGGGACAGCGCTGGCGGGTGTCCGCGCGACTGCCACTGGGGAGGACCGTGTGA
- a CDS encoding serine hydrolase domain-containing protein, with amino-acid sequence MTALQGTVAAGYEAVRDEFAAIAAAEGEDYSAQLVAHVRGDRVVDLWTGPDITADSLTGVFSATKGAAHLVVALLVQDGVLDLDRPVADYWPEFGIEGKHELTLRDLISHRAGVVGADDGFRIDEIADDRIIAERLAGQRPYWRPGTAFGYHALVIGALTGEVVRRVTGQSIQEIHEARVRGPLGIDFYLGLPAELEPRWLSTQPMRPTPEQLTQLQAAATGPNSITGIAFNRNHPEAVDLQELPNHRVVRELGPASVGGVGTARGLADFYAAITTGLHGHAPLLKPDLIAAVGQIHSAGTDLVTRQPSAFGLGFMSVGRAYPMLGQGAFGHAGATGTEAFADPRNGIAYGYVRRRFGFPGGPGPENLGLVRALHAAATTA; translated from the coding sequence GTGACTGCACTGCAAGGCACCGTCGCCGCCGGCTACGAGGCCGTCCGGGACGAGTTCGCCGCGATCGCCGCCGCCGAGGGCGAGGACTACTCGGCACAGCTCGTCGCGCACGTCCGTGGCGACCGTGTCGTGGACCTGTGGACCGGCCCTGACATCACCGCGGACTCTCTGACCGGGGTGTTCTCGGCGACCAAGGGCGCCGCTCATCTCGTGGTGGCGCTGCTGGTCCAGGACGGCGTGCTCGACCTGGACCGGCCGGTCGCCGACTACTGGCCGGAGTTCGGGATCGAGGGCAAGCACGAGCTGACGCTGCGGGACCTGATCTCGCACCGGGCCGGCGTCGTCGGCGCGGACGACGGATTCCGCATCGACGAGATCGCCGACGACCGGATCATCGCGGAGCGGCTGGCCGGGCAGCGGCCGTACTGGCGGCCCGGCACCGCGTTCGGCTACCACGCGCTGGTCATCGGGGCGCTCACCGGCGAGGTCGTCCGCCGGGTGACGGGCCAGAGCATCCAGGAGATCCACGAGGCCCGGGTGCGCGGACCGCTGGGCATCGACTTCTATCTCGGCCTTCCGGCCGAACTGGAGCCGAGGTGGCTGTCCACGCAGCCGATGCGGCCGACGCCCGAGCAGCTGACCCAGCTGCAGGCCGCCGCCACCGGGCCGAACAGCATCACCGGCATCGCCTTCAACCGCAACCACCCGGAGGCCGTCGACCTCCAGGAGCTGCCCAACCACCGGGTGGTCCGGGAACTCGGGCCGGCGTCGGTCGGCGGCGTCGGCACCGCCCGCGGCCTGGCCGACTTCTACGCGGCGATCACCACCGGCCTGCACGGGCACGCCCCGCTGCTCAAGCCGGACCTGATCGCGGCCGTCGGCCAGATCCACTCCGCCGGCACCGACCTCGTCACGCGGCAACCGTCGGCGTTCGGTCTCGGCTTCATGAGCGTCGGTCGCGCCTACCCGATGCTCGGGCAGGGCGCTTTCGGCCACGCCGGCGCCACCGGCACCGAGGCGTTCGCCGATCCCCGTAACGGCATCGCGTACGGCTATGTGCGGCGTCGCTTCGGTTTCCCCGGCGGCCCAGGGCCGGAGAACCTGGGGCTGGTCCGCGCTCTGCACGCGGCGGCGACCACGGCCTGA
- a CDS encoding response regulator, translated as MSLRVLVADDQAMVRTGFRLILNGEPDIKVVGEAADGRQAVTLARHLRPDVTLMDIKMPMVDGIQATRLLAGPDVPNPLRVVVVTTFDLDENVHAALRAGACGFLLKDAGPALLIEAVRAAANGESLVSPAVTTRLLAHFAGPRSERKPLEPLTEREFDVVRLVARGRTNAEIAEELVISLSTVKTHLGAVQRKLAARNRTEVAIWAWETGAVR; from the coding sequence GTGAGCCTGCGGGTCCTGGTCGCCGACGACCAGGCCATGGTGCGGACCGGTTTCCGGCTGATCCTCAACGGGGAGCCGGACATCAAGGTCGTCGGCGAGGCCGCGGACGGCCGGCAGGCCGTGACGCTGGCCCGCCACCTGCGCCCGGACGTCACCCTGATGGACATCAAGATGCCCATGGTCGACGGCATCCAGGCCACCCGGCTGCTGGCCGGCCCGGACGTGCCGAACCCGCTGCGGGTCGTCGTCGTCACCACCTTCGACCTGGACGAGAACGTGCACGCCGCGCTGCGGGCCGGGGCCTGCGGCTTCCTGCTCAAGGACGCCGGGCCCGCGCTGCTGATCGAGGCCGTGCGCGCGGCCGCCAACGGCGAGTCGCTGGTGTCTCCGGCCGTCACCACCCGTCTGCTGGCCCACTTCGCCGGCCCGCGGTCCGAGCGCAAGCCGCTGGAACCGTTGACGGAGCGGGAGTTCGACGTCGTCCGGCTGGTCGCCCGCGGCCGCACCAACGCCGAGATCGCGGAGGAACTGGTGATCTCCCTGTCCACGGTGAAGACGCATCTGGGCGCGGTGCAACGGAAGTTGGCGGCACGCAACCGCACCGAGGTGGCGATCTGGGCGTGGGAAACGGGAGCGGTGCGTTAG
- a CDS encoding RDD family protein, translating into MPSVENYDQTRVVPRRCVQWLLDRLLVSVPAFALLVVLVITLWGHRSLLFLPPTAFIVGLLVGNLLIDVWVPHRTGGRTPAMRWLGLRIVTEWGGTPTLGSYALRWLLQVVDGFAFGLAGLLVMILSPRHQRVGDLVARTLVVRVSADGPRSRP; encoded by the coding sequence ATGCCGTCTGTTGAGAACTACGACCAGACGCGCGTCGTGCCCCGGCGCTGCGTGCAGTGGCTGCTCGACCGGCTGCTGGTCTCCGTGCCGGCGTTCGCGCTGCTGGTCGTGCTCGTGATCACCTTGTGGGGCCACCGTTCACTGTTGTTCCTGCCGCCGACCGCCTTCATCGTCGGGTTGCTGGTCGGCAACCTGCTGATCGACGTGTGGGTGCCGCACCGCACCGGCGGCCGCACGCCCGCGATGCGGTGGCTGGGCCTGCGGATCGTCACCGAGTGGGGCGGCACGCCGACGCTGGGCAGCTACGCCCTGCGCTGGCTGCTGCAGGTCGTCGACGGCTTCGCGTTCGGCCTCGCCGGGCTGCTCGTGATGATCCTCAGCCCACGCCACCAGCGCGTCGGCGACCTCGTCGCACGCACGCTGGTGGTCCGGGTCAGCGCCGACGGGCCGCGATCACGCCCGTGA
- a CDS encoding TetR/AcrR family transcriptional regulator: MARLTRAEAQERNRAKVLAAARAEFAERGFREAKIDVIAERAELTRGAVYSNFPGKRALYFAVLAEDAENAELPQDPEIGLTPREALGAFARAWVTRLPLVNDRESARLGLDLMPEVLASEQTSRPFSQLTRFTASLLGLAMECMDPVSGRLVRSAEAALTMLHGASQLAAAAPGFVEPFNVITACENFADLKLNDSWPPQPPIVAPVRAVSEPWNPPAAVDLLRGEPIRVGKGVVAILGLHRLSAAEEMIRAASPSDDVTIAFVTAEPAELSALGRLVIADFRWCLHQAFPRSAWPRVQIVADDSGALAAAAGVPSVVDGTEVAIRVRDGQIVRRAEGFGACYAVC; this comes from the coding sequence ATGGCTCGGCTGACCAGGGCGGAGGCGCAGGAGCGCAACCGGGCCAAGGTGCTGGCGGCGGCGCGGGCCGAGTTCGCCGAGCGCGGATTCCGGGAAGCCAAGATCGACGTCATCGCCGAGCGGGCCGAGCTCACCCGCGGCGCGGTCTACTCCAACTTCCCGGGCAAGCGGGCCCTCTACTTCGCGGTGCTGGCCGAGGACGCGGAGAACGCCGAGCTGCCCCAAGACCCGGAGATCGGGCTGACACCCCGCGAAGCCCTCGGCGCGTTCGCCCGAGCCTGGGTCACCCGGCTGCCGCTGGTCAACGACCGGGAGTCGGCGCGGCTGGGCCTCGACCTGATGCCGGAGGTGCTCGCGTCCGAGCAGACCAGCCGGCCGTTCTCACAGCTCACCCGCTTCACCGCGAGCCTGCTCGGGCTGGCGATGGAGTGCATGGACCCGGTCTCCGGACGGCTGGTGCGCAGCGCCGAGGCCGCGCTGACCATGCTGCACGGCGCGAGCCAGCTCGCCGCCGCCGCGCCGGGCTTCGTCGAGCCGTTCAATGTGATCACCGCGTGCGAGAACTTCGCCGACCTCAAGCTCAACGACAGCTGGCCGCCGCAGCCGCCGATCGTCGCGCCGGTCCGCGCCGTCTCCGAGCCGTGGAACCCGCCCGCGGCGGTCGACCTGCTGCGGGGCGAGCCGATCCGGGTCGGCAAGGGCGTCGTCGCGATCCTCGGCCTGCACCGGCTGTCCGCCGCCGAGGAGATGATCCGCGCCGCGTCACCGTCGGACGACGTGACGATCGCGTTCGTCACCGCCGAGCCGGCCGAGCTGTCGGCACTGGGCCGGCTGGTGATCGCCGACTTCCGGTGGTGCCTGCACCAGGCCTTCCCGCGCTCGGCGTGGCCGCGGGTGCAGATCGTCGCCGACGACTCCGGCGCGCTCGCCGCGGCCGCCGGCGTTCCGTCCGTTGTGGACGGAACCGAGGTGGCGATCCGGGTGCGGGACGGGCAGATCGTGCGGCGAGCCGAGGGTTTTGGTGCGTGCTATGCCGTCTGTTGA